A stretch of the Ctenopharyngodon idella isolate HZGC_01 chromosome 14, HZGC01, whole genome shotgun sequence genome encodes the following:
- the LOC127525735 gene encoding putative per-hexamer repeat protein 5 isoform X3, whose protein sequence is MGSGVQELTGTDSDRDITPPFRKARPRGVNGTDREGGWVHWRPAGRRERGLQCRSRNSGSHGGSGATGSHGGSGATGSHGGSGATGSHGGSGATGSHGGSGGLGAHGRSGSVAGHSSSQAVEDRGRVRSPPASSSNSEAADDRGRAGSPPTSSPPSGIWPPPKKFLGNSTEAVAVSWVRSSGGAGRARSSGGAGRARSSGGAGRARSSGGAGRARSSGGAGRARSSGGAGRARSSGGAGRARSSATASVAVSGRAGCSGTAADCSGTAADCSGTAADCSGTAADCSGTAADCSGTASGLTTGSGTASGPTAGSGKASGPTAGSGKASGPTAGSGKASGPTAGSGKASGPTAGSGKASGPTAGSGKASGPTAGSGKASGPTAGSGKASGPTAGSGKASGPTAGSGKASGP, encoded by the exons atgggaagtggagtccaggaactgacaggaacagacagtgatcgtgacataacgccccccttccggaaggcgcgtcctcgcggcgtaaatggcacagatagggagggggggtgggtacattggagacctgctggcagacgggaacggggtctccaatgcaggtccaggaactcgggcagccacggcgggtcaggtgccacgggcagccacggcgggtcaggtgccacgggcagccacggcgggtcaggtgccacgggcagccacggcgggtcaggtgccacgggcagccacggcgggtcag gtggcttgggcgcccacggcaggtcagggtccgtagccggccacagcagttcacaggcggttgaagaccgtgggcgtgtaaggtccccacccgcaagctcaagcaattcggaggccgctgatgatcgcggccgtgcagggtccccacccacaagctccccaccctcaggtatatggcccccccccaaaaagttcttggggaattcaacggaggccgtggcggtttcgtgggtaaggagctcgggtggcgccggcagggcgaggagctcgggtggcgccggcagggcgaggagctcgggtggcgccggcagggcgaggagctcgggtggcgccggcagggcgaggagctcgggtggcgccggcagggcgaggagctcgggtggcgccggcagggcgaggagctcgggtggcgccggcagggcgaggagctcggcgacggcctccgtggccgtatcaggaagagcgggctgctctgggacggcagcggactgctctgggacggcagcggactgctctgggacggcagcggactgctctgggacggcagcggactgctctgggacggcagcggactgctctgggacggcctccgggcttacaacgggctctgggacggcctccgggcctacagcgggctctgggaaggcctccgggcctacagcgggctctgggaaggcctccgggcctacagcgggctctgggaaggcctccgggcctacagcgggctctgggaaggcctccgggcctacagcgggctctgggaaggcctccgggcctacagcgggctctgggaaggcctccgggcctacagcgggctctgggaaggcctccgggcctacagcgggctctgggaaggcctccgggcctacagcgggctctgggaaggcctccgggcctacagcgggctctgggaaggcctccgggccttga
- the LOC127525735 gene encoding putative per-hexamer repeat protein 5 isoform X2, which produces MGSGVQELTGTDSDRDITPPFRKARPRGVNGTDREGGWVHWRPAGRRERGLQCRSRNSGSHGGSGATGSHGGSGATGSHGGSGATGSHGGSGATGSHGGSGATGSHGGSGGLGAHGRSGSVAGHSSSQAVEDRGRVRSPPASSSNSEAADDRGRAGSPPTSSPPSGIWPPPKKFLGNSTEAVAVSWVRSSGGAGRARSSGGAGRARSSGGAGRARSSGGAGRARSSGGAGRARSSGGAGRARSSGGAGRARSSATASVAVSGRAGCSGTAADCSGTAADCSGTAADCSGTAADCSGTAADCSGTASGLTTGSGTASGPTAGSGKASGPTAGSGKASGPTAGSGKASGPTAGSGKASGPTAGSGKASGPTAGSGKASGPTAGSGKASGPTAGSGKASGPTAGSGKASGPTAGSGKASGP; this is translated from the exons atgggaagtggagtccaggaactgacaggaacagacagtgatcgtgacataacgccccccttccggaaggcgcgtcctcgcggcgtaaatggcacagatagggagggggggtgggtacattggagacctgctggcagacgggaacggggtctccaatgcaggtccaggaactcgggcagccacggcgggtcaggtgccacgggcagccacggcgggtcaggtgccacgggcagccacggcgggtcaggtgccacgggcagccacggcgggtcaggtgccacgggcagccacggcgggtcaggtgccacgggcagccacggcgggtcag gtggcttgggcgcccacggcaggtcagggtccgtagccggccacagcagttcacaggcggttgaagaccgtgggcgtgtaaggtccccacccgcaagctcaagcaattcggaggccgctgatgatcgcggccgtgcagggtccccacccacaagctccccaccctcaggtatatggcccccccccaaaaagttcttggggaattcaacggaggccgtggcggtttcgtgggtaaggagctcgggtggcgccggcagggcgaggagctcgggtggcgccggcagggcgaggagctcgggtggcgccggcagggcgaggagctcgggtggcgccggcagggcgaggagctcgggtggcgccggcagggcgaggagctcgggtggcgccggcagggcgaggagctcgggtggcgccggcagggcgaggagctcggcgacggcctccgtggccgtatcaggaagagcgggctgctctgggacggcagcggactgctctgggacggcagcggactgctctgggacggcagcggactgctctgggacggcagcggactgctctgggacggcagcggactgctctgggacggcctccgggcttacaacgggctctgggacggcctccgggcctacagcgggctctgggaaggcctccgggcctacagcgggctctgggaaggcctccgggcctacagcgggctctgggaaggcctccgggcctacagcgggctctgggaaggcctccgggcctacagcgggctctgggaaggcctccgggcctacagcgggctctgggaaggcctccgggcctacagcgggctctgggaaggcctccgggcctacagcgggctctgggaaggcctccgggcctacagcgggctctgggaaggcctccgggcctacagcgggctctgggaaggcctccgggccttga
- the LOC127525735 gene encoding PE-PGRS family protein PE_PGRS5-like isoform X1 — MGSGVQELTGTDSDRDITPPFRKARPRGVNGTDREGGWVHWRPAGRRERGLQCRSRNSGSHGGSGATGSHGGSGATGSHGGSGATGSHGGSGATGSHGGSGATGSHGGSGATGSHGGSGGLGAHGRSGSVAGHSSSQAVEDRGRVRSPPASSSNSEAADDRGRAGSPPTSSPPSGIWPPPKKFLGNSTEAVAVSWVRSSGGAGRARSSGGAGRARSSGGAGRARSSGGAGRARSSGGAGRARSSGGAGRARSSGGAGRARSSATASVAVSGRAGCSGTAADCSGTAADCSGTAADCSGTAADCSGTAADCSGTASGLTTGSGTASGPTAGSGKASGPTAGSGKASGPTAGSGKASGPTAGSGKASGPTAGSGKASGPTAGSGKASGPTAGSGKASGPTAGSGKASGPTAGSGKASGPTAGSGKASGP; from the exons atgggaagtggagtccaggaactgacaggaacagacagtgatcgtgacataacgccccccttccggaaggcgcgtcctcgcggcgtaaatggcacagatagggagggggggtgggtacattggagacctgctggcagacgggaacggggtctccaatgcaggtccaggaactcgggcagccacggcgggtcaggtgccacgggcagccacggcgggtcaggtgccacgggcagccacggcgggtcaggtgccacgggcagccacggcgggtcaggtgccacgggcagccacggcgggtcaggtgccacgggcagccacggcgggtcaggtgccacgggcagccacggcgggtcag gtggcttgggcgcccacggcaggtcagggtccgtagccggccacagcagttcacaggcggttgaagaccgtgggcgtgtaaggtccccacccgcaagctcaagcaattcggaggccgctgatgatcgcggccgtgcagggtccccacccacaagctccccaccctcaggtatatggcccccccccaaaaagttcttggggaattcaacggaggccgtggcggtttcgtgggtaaggagctcgggtggcgccggcagggcgaggagctcgggtggcgccggcagggcgaggagctcgggtggcgccggcagggcgaggagctcgggtggcgccggcagggcgaggagctcgggtggcgccggcagggcgaggagctcgggtggcgccggcagggcgaggagctcgggtggcgccggcagggcgaggagctcggcgacggcctccgtggccgtatcaggaagagcgggctgctctgggacggcagcggactgctctgggacggcagcggactgctctgggacggcagcggactgctctgggacggcagcggactgctctgggacggcagcggactgctctgggacggcctccgggcttacaacgggctctgggacggcctccgggcctacagcgggctctgggaaggcctccgggcctacagcgggctctgggaaggcctccgggcctacagcgggctctgggaaggcctccgggcctacagcgggctctgggaaggcctccgggcctacagcgggctctgggaaggcctccgggcctacagcgggctctgggaaggcctccgggcctacagcgggctctgggaaggcctccgggcctacagcgggctctgggaaggcctccgggcctacagcgggctctgggaaggcctccgggcctacagcgggctctgggaaggcctccgggccttga
- the LOC127525735 gene encoding uncharacterized PE-PGRS family protein PE_PGRS46-like isoform X4, with protein MGSGVQELTGTDSDRDITPPFRKARPRGVNGTDREGGWVHWRPAGRRERGLQCRSRNSGSHGGSGATGSHGGSGATGSHGGSGATGSHGGSGGLGAHGRSGSVAGHSSSQAVEDRGRVRSPPASSSNSEAADDRGRAGSPPTSSPPSGIWPPPKKFLGNSTEAVAVSWVRSSGGAGRARSSGGAGRARSSGGAGRARSSGGAGRARSSGGAGRARSSGGAGRARSSGGAGRARSSATASVAVSGRAGCSGTAADCSGTAADCSGTAADCSGTAADCSGTAADCSGTASGLTTGSGTASGPTAGSGKASGPTAGSGKASGPTAGSGKASGPTAGSGKASGPTAGSGKASGPTAGSGKASGPTAGSGKASGPTAGSGKASGPTAGSGKASGPTAGSGKASGP; from the exons atgggaagtggagtccaggaactgacaggaacagacagtgatcgtgacataacgccccccttccggaaggcgcgtcctcgcggcgtaaatggcacagatagggagggggggtgggtacattggagacctgctggcagacgggaacggggtctccaatgcaggtccaggaactcgggcagccacggcgggtcaggtgccacgggcagccacggcgggtcaggtgccacgggcagccacggcgggtcaggtgccacgggcagccacggcgggtcag gtggcttgggcgcccacggcaggtcagggtccgtagccggccacagcagttcacaggcggttgaagaccgtgggcgtgtaaggtccccacccgcaagctcaagcaattcggaggccgctgatgatcgcggccgtgcagggtccccacccacaagctccccaccctcaggtatatggcccccccccaaaaagttcttggggaattcaacggaggccgtggcggtttcgtgggtaaggagctcgggtggcgccggcagggcgaggagctcgggtggcgccggcagggcgaggagctcgggtggcgccggcagggcgaggagctcgggtggcgccggcagggcgaggagctcgggtggcgccggcagggcgaggagctcgggtggcgccggcagggcgaggagctcgggtggcgccggcagggcgaggagctcggcgacggcctccgtggccgtatcaggaagagcgggctgctctgggacggcagcggactgctctgggacggcagcggactgctctgggacggcagcggactgctctgggacggcagcggactgctctgggacggcagcggactgctctgggacggcctccgggcttacaacgggctctgggacggcctccgggcctacagcgggctctgggaaggcctccgggcctacagcgggctctgggaaggcctccgggcctacagcgggctctgggaaggcctccgggcctacagcgggctctgggaaggcctccgggcctacagcgggctctgggaaggcctccgggcctacagcgggctctgggaaggcctccgggcctacagcgggctctgggaaggcctccgggcctacagcgggctctgggaaggcctccgggcctacagcgggctctgggaaggcctccgggcctacagcgggctctgggaaggcctccgggccttga